One window of Manihot esculenta cultivar AM560-2 chromosome 17, M.esculenta_v8, whole genome shotgun sequence genomic DNA carries:
- the LOC110605331 gene encoding myosin-binding protein 2 yields MAANKFATMVHRNTNKITLILVYAMLEWVLIVLLLLNSLFSYLIIKFADYFGLKRPCLWCSRLDHLFEPAKFQNSYRSLVCEAHAMEISKLGYCLNHRKLAESQDMCEDCSSSPQAEFSNKFAFFPWMKKLGVVQECGSDKISESFEVISKCGCCGVSLEKKLCCPGNYLMKPSWGDSDDIHKGNFVLEADSDYNIDEGEDRSDKKTSGFVCDRCGEEQGVDKNWGVEERNCEEKTEEILSCSVSSFDCKEMVADESFKAETLMEKELESVEKDELNVSVDDPSCDQSGTIEEAGCKKDISSEIQQQHIEFYIDQDDCHLIPIELMVSSKQISDRNQKREKENRGNEDFVFEFDKNVGTLYELVEDRFNLDDKIPLLPILESEEEAMVAEMESSEFNENESSSELLADYELKVDLEEVAIAQPTQTPTSNGDAVIQEGSEIEGEEMESDKNQVSEEIHQTHSNEIEADISIGTENPDHEPVEDFQSQEVHINARDYHGSKQDEEDLVHVRTITVETSEPVTNNHLPLNSESNDTEEDKIPDTPTSVDSIHHLHKKLLFVERRESGIEESLDGSVISENEAGDGVLTAEKLKSALRAERKALNALYAELEEERSASAVAANQTMAMINRLQEEKAAMQMEALQYQRMMEEQSEYDQEALQLLNELMVKREKEKAELEKELEVYRKKVQDYETKEKLMILKRRKESSTRSGTSSASCSNAEDSDGVSVDLNHEAKEENGFENHQDTGNQNTPVDAVLYLEESLATFEEERLSILDQLKVLEEKLFTLSDEEEQHLEDIKPIEHLYEENGSCYNENLDHSSEANGVANGHYKEMNGNHHQERKNFGAKAKRLLPLFDAIDAETEDGIQNGHAEGLDSVALLKSINKFGVESKKLAIEEEVDHVYERLQALEADREFLKHCITSLKKGDKGIELLQEILHHLRDLRSVEHRVRNMGDGVL; encoded by the exons ATGGCTGCTAATAAGTTTGCAACCATGGTGCATAGAAACACCAACAAGATTACCCTGATTTTAGTTTATGCAATGCTTGAATGGGTTTTGATTGTTCTCCTTCTTCTAAATTCGCTGTTTTCTTATTTGATTATCAAGTTTGCTGACTACTTTGGTCTTAAAAGGCCTTGCCTTTGGTGTTCTAGGCTTGATCATCTCTTTGAGCCTGCTAAGTTTCAGAATTCTTATAGATCTCTAGTGTGTGAAGCTCATGCCATGGAGATTTCCAAACTGGGTTATTGCTTAAATCATCGAAAACTAGCTGAATCGCAAGACATGTGTGAGGATTGCTCGTCCTCTCCGCAAGCTGAATTCTCTAATAAGTTCGCTTTTTTCCCATGGATGAAGAAActgggagtggttcaagagtgTGGTAGCGATAAGATTAGTGAAAGTTTTGAGGTGATTTCCAAGTGTGGTTGTTGTGGTGTTAGCTTGGAGAAAAAATTATGTTGTCCGGGTAATTATCTGATGAAGCCTTCTTGGGGGGATTCAGATGATATCCACAAAGGAAATTTTGTTTTGGAAGCAGATTCTGATTATAATAttgatgaaggagaagatcGTTCTGATAAAAAAACATCAGGTTTTGTCTGTGATCGCTGTGGGGAAGAACAAGGGGTTGATAAAAACTGGGGGGTGGAGGAAAGAAACTGTGAGGAGAAAACAGAGGAGATTCTCTCATGCTCTGTTTCTAGCTTCGATTGCAAGGAGATGGTTGCTGATGAAAGTTTTAAAGCGGAAACATTAATGGAAAAAGAGCTCGAATCTGTCGAGAAGGATGAATTGAACGTGTCAGTAGATGATCCTTCTTGTGATCAATCAGGGACGATTGAAGAAGCTGGTTGCAAGAAAGATATTTCCAGTGAAATTCAACAGCAGCATATAGAATTCTACATTGATCAAGATGATTGCCACTTGATTCCAATTGAACTGATGGTTTCCAGTAAGCAAATATCAGACAGGAATCAGAAGAGAGAGAAGGAAAATCGCGGTAATGAAGATTTTGTTTTCGAGTTTGATAAGAATGTTGGAACACTATATGAATTGGTTGAGGACAGGTTCAATTTAGACGATAAAATCCCGCTGCTTCCCATCCTAGAGAGTGAGGAGGAAGCCATGGTTGCAGAGATGGAATCAAGTGAATTTAATGAGAATGAGAGTTCCTCAGAGCTTCTTGCTGATTATGAACTGAAGGTGGACTTGGAAGAGGTCGCCATTGCTCAACCAACGCAAACTCCAACTAGCAATGGCGATGCTGTTATTCAAGAAGGATCAGAGATAGAAGGAGAGGAAATGGAATCAGATAAAAATCAAG TGTCTGAAGAAATTCATCAAACGCATAGCAATGAGATTGAAGCAGACATATCAATAGGGACAGAGAATCCTGATCATGAACCAGTAGAAGATTTTCAAAGTCAAGAAGTTCATATAAATGCCCGTGATTATCATG GTTCTAAGCAAGATGAAGAAGATTTAGTACATGTTAGGACCATAACAGTTGAGACAAGTGAACCAGTGACAAACAATCATTTACCATTGAATTCAGAGAGCAATGATACTGAGGAAGATAAGATTCCTGATACACCAACTTCAGTAGATAGTATCCATCATTTACACAAGAAACTGCTATTTGTAGAAAGAAGAGAATCCGGTATAGAAGAGTCTTTGGATGGAAGTGTCATTAGTGAAAACGAAGCAGGTGACGGAGTTTTGACTGCTGAGAAGCTGAAATCAGCTTTGAGAGCTGAAAGGAAGGCTTTAAATGCTTTATATGCTGAATTAGAAGAAGAGAGAAGCGCTTCCGCAGTGGCTGCCAACCAGACAATGGCAATGATAAATAGGCTTCAAGAAGAAAAGGCTGCAATGCAGATGGAAGCTTTACAGTATCAGAGAATGATGGAAGAGCAATCAGAGTACGACCAGGAAGCTTTGCAGCTTTTGAATGAACTTATGGTAAAGAGGGAGAAAGAGAAGGCCGAGCTAGAAAAGGAGCTTGAAGTATACAGAAAGAAGGTACAAGATTACGAGACGAAAGAGaaattgatgattttgaaaagaAGGAAAGAGAGTAGCACACGAAGTGGAACTTCATCGGCTTCTTGTAGCAATGCTGAGGATAGTGATGGAGTATCTGTTGATTTGAATCATGAAGCGAAAGAAGAAAATGGTTTCGAAAACCATCAAGATACCGGTAACCAGAACACCCCGGTTGATGCAGTTCTATATTTGGAGGAGTCACTGGCTACTTTTGAGGAGGAGAGGCTATCTATTCTGGATCAACTCAAGGTTTTGGAGGAGAAGCTTTTTACACTGAGCGACGAAGAGGAACAACATTTGGAAGACATAAAACCAATCGAACATTTATACGAAGAGAATGGAAGTTGCTACAACGAGAATTTGGATCACAGCAGTGAAGCAAATGGAGTTGCAAATGGTCATTACAAGGAAATGAATGGAAACCATcatcaagaaagaaaaaactTTGGTGCGAAGGCAAAGAGACTTCTTCCACTTTTTGATGCAATTGATGCAGAAACTGAAGATGGAATACAAAATGGGCATGCAGAAGGACTTGATTCTGTTGCATTGCTGAAATCAATCAACAAATTTGGAGTAGAAAGCAAGAAGCTTGCAATTGAAGAGGAGGTAGATCATGTCTATGAAAGGCTACAAGCACTGGAAGCAGACAGAGAGTTTCTCAAGCATTGCATCACCTCCTTGAAGAAAGGAGATAAAGGGATAGAGCTTCTGCAAGAGATTTTACATCATCTTCGCGACCTAAGAAGTGTCGAACACCGCGTAAGGAACATGGGGGATGGTGTTCTATAA
- the LOC110605119 gene encoding cysteine-rich receptor-like protein kinase 10 isoform X1, giving the protein MLKSKNFVQKLIKVFKLSSRRKGNGEEDLGQIAAQEQKQFAFDTLVSATKDFHPTHKLGEGGFGPVYRGKLADGREIAVKKLSHCSKQGKKEFMNEAKLLARVQHRNVVSLLGYCAHGTEKLLVYEYIANESLDKFLFKPNRRELLDWKKRHDIITGVARGLLYLHEDSHNCIIHRDIKASNILLDHKWVPKIADFGMARLFPEDQTHVNTRLVGTNSYMAPEYVMRGHLSVKADVFSFGVLLLELISGQRNSTFNQSVEAQNLLDWLRYRMTFAWLSLQAYKLHKKGKSLEVMDPTLTSSADNEQVKMCIHIGLLCTQGDPQLRPNMGRVVILLAKKPGNLEEPTRPGVISSRYGGSRRPSSSARTSSDSYSRTFDSSLNTNTATASTSTQTSLRLDPRGKRPISE; this is encoded by the exons ATGTTAAAGTCCAAGAATTTCGTTCAGAAACTGATCAAGGTTTTCAAGTTGAGTTCTCGCAGAA AGGGCAACGGTGAAGAGGACTTGGGCCAGATTGCTGCTCAGGAACAGAAGCAGTTTGCATTTGATACCTTAGTCTCAGCCACCAAAGATTTTCACCCAACTCACAAACTTGGTGAAGGTGGATTCGGACCTGTCTATAGG GGGAAATTGGCTGATGGAAGAGAGATTGCTGTAAAAAAGTTGTCCCATTGCTCAAAGCAAGGGAAGAAAGAGTTCATGAATGAGGCTAAGCTCTTAGCACGAGTCCAGCACCGGAATGTTGTATCTTTGTTAGGATATTGCGCACACGGAACAGAGAAGCTATTGGTTTATGAATATATTGCTAATGAGAGTCTTGACAAGTTTCTCTTCA AACCCAATAGAAGAGAGCTGCTTGATTGGAAGAAGAGGCATGATATAATAACTGGTGTTGCACGAGGATTGCTTTACCTTCATGAGGACTCGCACAATTGCATCATCCACCGTGACATTAAGGCTAGCAATATTTTACTCGACCATAAATGGGTTCCTAAGATTGCTGATTTCGGTATGGCTCGCCTCTTCCCTGAAGACCAAACACATGTCAATACCCGTCTAGTGGGTACAAA TTCATATATGGCTCCAGAGTACGTCATGCGAGGGCATTTATCAGTGAAGGCAGATGTATTTAGCTTTGGGGTTTTGCTTCTGGAGCTTATCAGTGGTCAGCGAAATTCAACATTTAACCAATCAGTTGAGGCTCAGAATTTACTTGATTGG TTAAGGTATCGAATGACATTTGCTTGGTTAAGCTTGCAGGCATATAAGCTGCACAAAAAGGGCAAGAGTCTGGAGGTTATGGATCCAACATTAACATCATCAGCAGACAATGAACAAGTAAAAATGTGCATTCATATAGGGCTATTATGTACACAAGGTGATCCACAGTTACGGCCGAATATGGGACGCGTAGTCATATTGTTGGCGAAGAAACCTGGCAATCTAGAAGAACCAACCAGGCCTGGAGTAATCAGTTCCAGATATGGAGGATCTCGCCGGCCATCATCTTCTGCCAGAACGTCAAGTGATTCTTATTCCCGAACCTTTGATTCAAGCTTAAACACTAATACAGCTACAGCATCGACCTCAACTCAGACCAGTTTGAGATTAGATCCTCGCGGAAAACGTCCCATTAGTGAATAG
- the LOC110605119 gene encoding cysteine-rich receptor-like protein kinase 10 isoform X2 — MLKSKNFVQKLIKVFKLSSRRKGNGEEDLGQIAAQEQKQFAFDTLVSATKDFHPTHKLGEGGFGPVYRGKLADGREIAVKKLSHCSKQGKKEFMNEAKLLARVQHRNVVSLLGYCAHGTEKLLVYEYIANESLDKFLFKPNRRELLDWKKRHDIITGVARGLLYLHEDSHNCIIHRDIKASNILLDHKWVPKIADFGMARLFPEDQTHVNTRLVGTNSYMAPEYVMRGHLSVKADVFSFGVLLLELISGQRNSTFNQSVEAQNLLDWAYKLHKKGKSLEVMDPTLTSSADNEQVKMCIHIGLLCTQGDPQLRPNMGRVVILLAKKPGNLEEPTRPGVISSRYGGSRRPSSSARTSSDSYSRTFDSSLNTNTATASTSTQTSLRLDPRGKRPISE, encoded by the exons ATGTTAAAGTCCAAGAATTTCGTTCAGAAACTGATCAAGGTTTTCAAGTTGAGTTCTCGCAGAA AGGGCAACGGTGAAGAGGACTTGGGCCAGATTGCTGCTCAGGAACAGAAGCAGTTTGCATTTGATACCTTAGTCTCAGCCACCAAAGATTTTCACCCAACTCACAAACTTGGTGAAGGTGGATTCGGACCTGTCTATAGG GGGAAATTGGCTGATGGAAGAGAGATTGCTGTAAAAAAGTTGTCCCATTGCTCAAAGCAAGGGAAGAAAGAGTTCATGAATGAGGCTAAGCTCTTAGCACGAGTCCAGCACCGGAATGTTGTATCTTTGTTAGGATATTGCGCACACGGAACAGAGAAGCTATTGGTTTATGAATATATTGCTAATGAGAGTCTTGACAAGTTTCTCTTCA AACCCAATAGAAGAGAGCTGCTTGATTGGAAGAAGAGGCATGATATAATAACTGGTGTTGCACGAGGATTGCTTTACCTTCATGAGGACTCGCACAATTGCATCATCCACCGTGACATTAAGGCTAGCAATATTTTACTCGACCATAAATGGGTTCCTAAGATTGCTGATTTCGGTATGGCTCGCCTCTTCCCTGAAGACCAAACACATGTCAATACCCGTCTAGTGGGTACAAA TTCATATATGGCTCCAGAGTACGTCATGCGAGGGCATTTATCAGTGAAGGCAGATGTATTTAGCTTTGGGGTTTTGCTTCTGGAGCTTATCAGTGGTCAGCGAAATTCAACATTTAACCAATCAGTTGAGGCTCAGAATTTACTTGATTGG GCATATAAGCTGCACAAAAAGGGCAAGAGTCTGGAGGTTATGGATCCAACATTAACATCATCAGCAGACAATGAACAAGTAAAAATGTGCATTCATATAGGGCTATTATGTACACAAGGTGATCCACAGTTACGGCCGAATATGGGACGCGTAGTCATATTGTTGGCGAAGAAACCTGGCAATCTAGAAGAACCAACCAGGCCTGGAGTAATCAGTTCCAGATATGGAGGATCTCGCCGGCCATCATCTTCTGCCAGAACGTCAAGTGATTCTTATTCCCGAACCTTTGATTCAAGCTTAAACACTAATACAGCTACAGCATCGACCTCAACTCAGACCAGTTTGAGATTAGATCCTCGCGGAAAACGTCCCATTAGTGAATAG
- the LOC110605120 gene encoding HMG-Y-related protein B, translating to MATTEDSAHPPLPTVAGLQEQPQALHQPQSSSILPQYPEMIMAAIEALDDKDGSNKSAISKQIESTYPDLPAAHTTLLAHHLNKMKQSGQLVMVKNNYMKPDPNAPPKRGRGRPPKPKVPVPPGTVIAPPRPRGRPPKPKDPFAPVAPPKKSTSGSGRPRGRPPKKAKTEVAPTSAPAAQAKGVKRGRGRPPKVKSAVAPVAG from the exons ATGGCGACCACTGAAGATTCCGCTCACCCGCCACTCCCTACAGTTGCAGGTCTTCAAGAACAGCCACAGGCTCTACATCAGCCACAGTCTTCATCCATTCTTCCTCAGTACCCTGAG ATGATTATGGCGGCGATCGAGGCTTTGGACGACAAGGACGGCTCCAACAAGTCAGCGATCTCGAAACAAATTGAGTCTACTTACCCTGATCTGCCGGCGGCCCACACTACGCTGCTGGCGCACCATCTCAACAAGATGAAGCAAAGTGGTCAGCTCGTTATGGTCAAGAACAACTACATGAAGCCGGACCCAAATGCCCCACCCAAGAGAGGACGCGGCCGGCCACCCAAGCCCAAAGTACCAGTTCCACCTGGAACCGTGATTGCCCCTCCTAGACCACGTGGTCGTCCACCCAAGCCAAAGGATCCGTTTGCTCCAGTAGCTCCACCAAAGAAGAGCACGAGTGGTAGCGGAAGGCCCCGTGGACGCCCACCTAAGAAAGCTAAGACGGAAGTTGCCCCGACTTCAGCTCCGGCAGCTCAGGCAAAAGGCGTGAAAAGAGGGAGAGGCAGACCGCCCAAGGTGAAGTCGGCTGTGGCCCCAGTCGCCGGTTGA
- the LOC110605118 gene encoding phosphoglucomutase, cytoplasmic produces the protein MVVFKVSRVETTPFDGQKPGTSGLRKKVKVFIQPNYLENFVQSTFNALTAEKVRGATLVVSGDGRYYSKTAIQIIIKMAAANGVRRVWVGQNGLLSTPAVSAVIRERVGIDGSKATGAFILTASHNPGGPHEDFGIKYNMENGGPAPEGITDKIYENTTSIKEYLIADLPDVDIAAIGVTNFGGPEGQFDVEVFDSASDYVKLMKSIFDFESIRKLLSSPKFTFCYDALHGVAGAYAKRIFVEELGAQESSLLNCVPKEDFGGGHPDPNLTYAKELVARMGLSKSNSQVEPPEFGAAADGDADRNMILGKRFFVTPSDSVAIIAANAVEAIPYFSAGLKGVARSMPTSAALDVVAKHLNLKFFEVPTGWKFFGNLMDAGLCSVCGEESFGTGSDHIREKDGIWAVLAWLSILAYKNKENLNGGKLVTVEDIVRNHWATYGRHYYTRYDYENVDASAAKELMANLVKLQPSLGEVNEIVKGIRSDVSKVVHADEFEYKDPVDGSISKHQGIRYLFEDGSRLVFRLSGTGSEGATIRLYIEQYEKDSSKTGRDSQEALAPLVDVALKLSKMQEFTGRSAPTVIT, from the exons ATGGTGGTGTTCAAGGTTTCTCGTGTGGAGACTACGCCTTTCGATGGCCAGAAACCGGGAACTTCTGGCCTTCGGAAGAAG GTGAAAGTTTTTATTCAGCCTAATTACTTGGAAAATTTTGTTCAATCAACATTCAATGCCCTGACTGCAGAAAAAGTTAGAG GCGCTACACTTGTTGTTTCTGGTGATGGCCGCTATTACTCAAAGACCGCTATTCAG ATTATTATTAAGATGGCAGCTGCAAATGGGGTCAGGCGTGTTTGGGTTGGTCAGAATGGATTACTTTCAACTCCTGCTGTGTCAGCTGTAATCCGTGAAAGGGTTGGAATAGAT GGATCAAAAGCAACAGGAGCATTTATATTGACAGCAAGTCATAATCCAGGTGGTCCACATGAG GATTTTGGTATTAAATATAACATGGAAAATGGCGGACCTGCTCCTGAGGGAATCACAGATAAGATCTATGAGAACACAACATCAATAAAAGAGTACCTAATTGCTGATCTGCCTGAT GTGGATATTGCAGCAATTGGTGTGACTAATTTTGGCGGGCCTGAGGGACAATTTGATGTTGAGGTCTTTGATTCAGCAAGTGATTATGTGAAATTGATGAA ATCTATCTTTGATTTTGAGTCTATAAGGAAGCTGCTTTCATCTCCAAAATTCACATTCTG ttatgatgcattacatggtGTTGCTGGGGCTTATGCAAAACGTATTTTTGTGGAGGAGCTCGGTGCACAAGAGAGCTCATTGTTGAACTGTGTTCCCAAG GAGGACTTTGGAGGAGGTCATCCAGATCCCAATCTCACTTATGCAAAAGAGTTGGTTGCTCGCATGGGATTGAGTAAATCAAATTCTCAAGTTGAACCCCCGGAATTTGGTGCTGCTGCTGATGGTGATGCAGATCGTAACATGATCCTTGGTAAAAG gTTCTTTGTAACTCCATCGGATTCTGTTGCAATCATTGCTGCCAATGCAGTTGAAGCCATACCTTATTTCTCTGCTGGTCTAAAGGGGGTTGCCAG GAGTATGCCGACATCGGCTGCCCTTGATGTTGTGGCCAAACATCTGAATTTGAAATTCTTTGAG GTCCCCACTGGCTGGAAGTTTTTTGGCAATTTGATGGATGCAGGATTGTGTTCAGTTTGTGGGGAAGAAAGTTTTGGAACGG GGTCTGACCATATACGTGAGAAAGATGGCATTTGGGCAGTTCTGGCCTGGCTATCTATACTGGCATACAAAAATAAGGAAAATCTCAATGGAGGAAAGCTTGTGACTGTTGAAGATATAGTTCGCAATCATTGGGCTACCTATGGCCGCCATTATTATACTCGATATGACTATgag AACGTTGATGCAAGTGCAGCAAAGGAACTAATGGCAAACTTGGTTAAGCTGCAGCCTTCCCTCGGTGAAGTTAACGA GATTGTCAAGGGGATAAGATCAGATGTATCAAAGGTGGTCCATGCTGATGAATTTGAATACAAAGACCCTGTTGATGGTTCAATCTCAAAGCACCAGGGTATTCGATATTTGTTTGAGGATGGCTCTCGACTG GTTTTCCGCCTCTCAGGAACTGGCTCAGAAGGTGCAACCATACGTCTTTATATTGAACAATATGAGAAGGATTCATCAAAAACTGGAAGAGATTCTCAAGAAGCACTCGCTCCTCTT GTGGATGTTGCTCTCAAACTTTCTAAGATGCAGGAATTCACAGGCCGATCTGCGCCAACTGTTATTACTTAG